A part of Acomys russatus chromosome 21, mAcoRus1.1, whole genome shotgun sequence genomic DNA contains:
- the LOC127205356 gene encoding 60S ribosomal protein L35-like, with product MAKIKVRDLYQEGGGAAEPLEHLKVELSQLPVAKATGGAASELSKIPVVCKSIACVLIVINQTQKENLRKFYKGRKYKPLDLRPKTAGAMHRGLAKHEEKLKTKEQRRKEWLFPQRKCAVKA from the coding sequence ATGGCCAAGATTAAGGTTCGGGACCTGtaccaagaaggaggaggagctgctgaACCGCTGGAGCATCTGAAGGTGGAGCTGTCTCAGCTTCCGGTCGCCAAGGCGACAGGTGGCGCCGCATCTGAGCTTTCTAAGATACCAGTCGTCTGCAAATCCATCGCCTGTGTCCTCATTGTCATTAaccagactcaaaaagaaaacctcagGAAGTTCTACAAGGGCAGGAAGTATAAGCCTCTGGACCTGCGTCCTAAGACGGCTGGAGCCATGCACCGCGGGCTCGCCAAGCACGAGGAGAAGCTGAAGACCAAGGAGCAGCGGCGGAAAGAGTGGCTGTTCCCGCAGCGCAAGTGTGCAGTCAAGGCCTGA